In a genomic window of Dyadobacter fermentans DSM 18053:
- a CDS encoding TAT-variant-translocated molybdopterin oxidoreductase — translation MENTNKRYWRGLEELRNDEKFVKDASSEFPSAPTESQYESLVDGVGTHRRDFLKVLGFGMAAVSLAACEAPVKKAIPYVNKPEGEFPTISNWYASTYAEGGDYASILVKTREGRPIKIESNSLSKVSYGVSSRAHASLLGLYDNEKLKGPKKGEDTKVSWEAVDKEIADQLGAIAAKGGAIRILSSTILSPSTKAVIADFTAKYPTTTHVVYDANSSYALVKGNELSFGKAVIPSYDFSKAKVVVGIDGDFLGTWLAPDTFSKQFADTRRVSSEKEGNKEMSRLYQFESTLSLTGANSDYRTAVKPSQIGLVVAALYNKVAAKLGGAPVATPALNIDNLDKAAADLVAAKGQALVVSGINDPSVQVIVNALNSLLGSYGTTINLDKPANYRQGNDIATNQLIDEVKGGKVSALILWGANPVYDHPRGAELAAALPQVSLSVSFNDRADETSSLLKYILPAPHYLESWGDAEPVAGSYSLIQPAISLIFSTRQAQSSLLKWAGASADYHEYVKAYWRKNIFPQAGGGDFEKFWIKSLHDGVFDVASTATGAGAAFSGNLAAAAAGIAKKYKASSSGLELAIFENVGMGTGFAANNPWLQENPDPITKATWDNHAGLSQKTATELGVAQGDVVKLDIKGKSVELPVIIQPGLAQGTVAVAVGYGREKAGKSANGVGKNVFPLAAFTEGFLNFTPGEVTLSKTGDTREIAQTQTHNTVMNRKSVLQETVLAHFQKDPMAGRFVPKIQTSDGEVDATDLSLWNGHKYKNHSWGMVIDLNTCFGCGSCVISCQNENNIPVVGRQEIINAREMHWLRIDRYYSSDADVEDLRGLEIASENPEVTFQPMLCQHCNNAPCETVCPVLATTHSSEGLNQMTYNRCVGTRYCANNCPYKVRRFNWFKYFDNDNYDYNFNNDLGKMVINPDVTVRSRGVIEKCSMCVHRIQEAKLTAKKERRRIVDGEVNVACASSCPTDAITFGDMNDPESRISKLLEVEREGRAFHMLEEINVRPQISYLTKVRNKDAAAKAEKAEKEHA, via the coding sequence ATGGAAAATACTAATAAAAGATACTGGCGGGGACTTGAAGAGCTGAGGAATGACGAAAAGTTTGTCAAAGATGCAAGTTCTGAGTTCCCAAGTGCTCCGACCGAAAGTCAGTATGAAAGCCTGGTGGATGGCGTAGGAACCCATCGTCGTGATTTCCTTAAAGTACTGGGCTTTGGAATGGCAGCCGTATCTCTCGCAGCTTGCGAAGCGCCGGTGAAAAAAGCCATCCCTTACGTAAATAAGCCGGAAGGCGAATTCCCTACTATATCTAACTGGTATGCATCCACTTACGCAGAAGGTGGAGACTACGCAAGTATTCTGGTCAAAACCCGCGAGGGCCGGCCGATTAAAATAGAAAGCAATTCCCTTTCCAAAGTTTCCTACGGTGTAAGCTCGCGCGCACACGCTTCATTGCTCGGCTTGTATGACAATGAGAAACTGAAAGGTCCTAAAAAAGGAGAAGATACCAAAGTAAGCTGGGAGGCTGTTGACAAGGAGATCGCCGATCAACTTGGAGCTATCGCAGCAAAAGGCGGCGCGATCCGCATCCTTTCTTCTACGATTCTAAGCCCGTCTACCAAGGCGGTTATTGCAGACTTCACTGCAAAATATCCAACCACTACCCACGTGGTTTACGATGCCAACTCTTCCTATGCGTTAGTAAAAGGTAACGAGTTGTCATTCGGCAAAGCCGTTATCCCTTCCTACGATTTCAGCAAAGCGAAAGTAGTAGTAGGCATCGACGGTGATTTCCTCGGAACATGGCTTGCACCGGATACATTCTCGAAGCAATTTGCCGACACACGTCGCGTGAGCAGCGAGAAAGAAGGTAACAAGGAAATGTCCCGTTTGTACCAATTCGAATCTACCCTTTCACTGACCGGTGCCAATTCGGATTACCGTACTGCGGTAAAACCTTCGCAAATCGGCCTGGTTGTAGCTGCACTATATAATAAAGTAGCGGCGAAATTGGGCGGAGCTCCTGTTGCAACACCTGCATTGAACATCGATAACCTGGACAAAGCTGCTGCGGACCTCGTGGCTGCAAAAGGACAGGCATTGGTTGTATCGGGTATCAACGATCCTTCGGTACAAGTAATAGTGAACGCGCTGAACAGCCTGCTGGGAAGCTACGGAACTACGATCAACCTGGATAAGCCTGCCAACTACCGTCAGGGTAACGACATTGCTACCAACCAACTGATCGACGAAGTTAAAGGCGGTAAAGTATCTGCATTGATTTTGTGGGGTGCCAATCCGGTTTATGATCACCCACGCGGTGCTGAACTGGCGGCTGCATTGCCACAGGTTTCATTGAGCGTATCATTCAACGATCGCGCTGATGAAACATCATCTCTTTTGAAATACATCCTTCCTGCACCGCACTACCTCGAATCATGGGGTGATGCAGAGCCTGTTGCAGGATCATACAGCTTAATCCAGCCGGCGATCAGCCTGATTTTCAGCACACGCCAGGCACAATCATCGCTTTTGAAATGGGCAGGCGCTTCGGCTGACTACCATGAATATGTAAAAGCGTACTGGAGAAAGAACATCTTCCCGCAAGCCGGAGGTGGTGACTTCGAGAAATTCTGGATTAAATCGTTGCACGACGGCGTATTCGATGTGGCTTCTACCGCTACCGGCGCAGGTGCTGCATTCTCCGGAAACCTCGCTGCTGCTGCGGCTGGCATTGCTAAAAAATACAAGGCGTCGTCATCAGGCCTGGAACTTGCGATCTTCGAGAACGTAGGTATGGGTACCGGTTTCGCTGCAAACAACCCTTGGTTGCAGGAAAACCCTGATCCGATCACGAAAGCTACCTGGGATAACCACGCAGGTCTTTCGCAAAAAACGGCTACTGAACTCGGCGTTGCGCAGGGTGATGTAGTGAAATTGGATATCAAAGGCAAATCGGTAGAGCTGCCGGTGATCATCCAGCCAGGTTTGGCACAAGGAACTGTGGCGGTAGCCGTTGGTTACGGCCGCGAAAAAGCTGGTAAGTCTGCAAACGGTGTAGGTAAAAACGTGTTCCCGCTTGCTGCATTCACCGAAGGCTTCCTGAACTTCACGCCAGGCGAAGTAACCCTGTCGAAAACAGGCGATACCCGCGAAATCGCGCAGACTCAGACGCATAACACGGTAATGAACCGTAAGTCGGTTTTGCAGGAAACTGTACTCGCTCACTTCCAGAAAGATCCGATGGCCGGACGTTTTGTTCCGAAAATCCAGACTTCGGATGGCGAGGTTGACGCAACAGACCTGTCATTGTGGAATGGTCACAAATACAAGAACCACTCGTGGGGTATGGTGATCGACCTGAACACCTGCTTCGGTTGCGGATCTTGCGTGATCAGCTGCCAGAACGAAAACAACATCCCTGTTGTAGGTCGTCAGGAAATCATCAATGCACGCGAAATGCACTGGCTGCGTATCGACCGCTATTACAGCAGCGACGCGGATGTGGAAGATCTTCGCGGATTGGAAATTGCTTCTGAGAATCCGGAAGTTACGTTCCAGCCAATGCTTTGCCAGCATTGTAACAATGCCCCTTGCGAAACGGTATGTCCGGTATTGGCAACCACCCACAGCTCTGAGGGCTTGAACCAAATGACTTACAACCGTTGTGTAGGTACGAGATATTGTGCAAATAACTGCCCATACAAAGTACGTCGCTTCAACTGGTTCAAATATTTTGATAACGACAACTACGATTACAACTTCAACAATGACCTCGGTAAAATGGTCATTAACCCGGATGTAACAGTACGTTCAAGAGGGGTTATCGAGAAATGCTCAATGTGCGTTCACAGAATCCAGGAGGCTAAGCTGACTGCGAAGAAAGAAAGAAGACGCATCGTTGACGGTGAAGTGAATGTAGCTTGTGCATCGTCCTGCCCAACAGACGCGATCACATTCGGCGACATGAACGATCCGGAAAGCCGCATCTCGAAATTGCTTGAAGTGGAGAGAGAAGGACGTGCATTCCACATGCTGGAAGAGATCAACGTTCGTCCGCAGATCTCTTACCTCACCAAAGTCCGTAACAAGGATGCAGCTGCGAAAGCTGAAAAGGCTGAAAAAGAGCACGCTTAA
- a CDS encoding COX15/CtaA family protein, whose product MTSSKHIIDLKANRRFRRFALNTLISLYLVVVAGGVVRSTGSGMGCPDWPKCFGRWVPPTEASQLPANYKEIYGAKLKGEVEFNATKTWTEYVNRLVGAITGIIIFLMLLASIPFLKSGNKQIFFWSLGAFLLTGFQGWLGAKVVSFELHPLIVTVHMLLAIVIIFIVLYVFTWAGYVEKVITLREGSEKVLSGIGIAVMALSLFQILLGTQVREAMDVVIMRLGYGARSQWIDELGANFYIHRSFSILVFVVNAIWINRILKSGNKGTVAGKIAMACLWILIAEIATGIIMAYFGVPAFAQPIHLTFAILLIGLQFIVWLVVNGKKYLKYKGVAATAGSQF is encoded by the coding sequence ATGACCAGTTCAAAACACATCATTGATCTTAAAGCGAATCGCCGGTTCCGGCGATTCGCTTTAAATACACTCATTTCGCTGTACCTGGTCGTAGTAGCAGGCGGCGTCGTGAGAAGTACAGGCTCAGGAATGGGCTGTCCCGACTGGCCTAAATGCTTCGGCAGATGGGTCCCTCCTACCGAAGCATCACAACTTCCTGCCAATTACAAGGAGATTTACGGTGCCAAGCTCAAAGGAGAAGTCGAGTTTAATGCGACGAAAACCTGGACCGAGTACGTAAACAGGCTTGTAGGAGCGATCACGGGCATCATCATTTTTCTGATGCTGCTGGCCTCCATTCCTTTCCTTAAATCCGGAAACAAGCAGATATTCTTTTGGAGCCTCGGGGCTTTCCTGCTGACGGGCTTCCAGGGTTGGCTCGGTGCGAAAGTAGTTTCTTTCGAATTGCACCCGCTGATCGTCACAGTACACATGCTGCTCGCCATAGTGATCATCTTCATCGTGCTCTACGTGTTTACGTGGGCCGGCTATGTCGAAAAAGTAATCACGCTGCGTGAAGGCAGCGAAAAAGTGCTCAGTGGAATCGGGATCGCGGTTATGGCGCTCTCGTTATTCCAGATCCTGCTCGGAACGCAGGTCCGTGAAGCGATGGACGTAGTGATCATGAGGCTCGGATACGGGGCACGGTCACAGTGGATCGACGAACTGGGAGCGAACTTTTACATTCACCGCTCGTTTTCAATACTGGTATTCGTGGTGAATGCAATATGGATCAACCGGATTTTGAAATCCGGAAACAAGGGAACAGTAGCAGGTAAGATTGCAATGGCCTGTCTCTGGATCCTGATCGCGGAAATAGCAACAGGCATCATCATGGCGTATTTCGGGGTTCCCGCATTTGCCCAGCCGATCCACCTGACGTTCGCGATACTGCTCATCGGTCTGCAATTCATTGTATGGCTGGTGGTGAATGGCAAGAAGTATTTAAAGTACAAAGGCGTGGCCGCGACGGCTGGTAGCCAGTTTTAA
- a CDS encoding c-type cytochrome, translating to MEFKAMKFKSLYKYLLVAAVLLTAAAGCKKDPNNPGKEYAPNMYLPVGYEPYKQEKANPINPQGLTMRLPVAGTVARRNYTTSFGQSDSAVVDLMVYNIPADSIEIAEKVLKNPVPLNEKTMAEGKVLYDRYCQHCHGASGAGDGKVAAMYKGVPNYASDAYKNMNEGHIFHVITHGRARMWPHGSQINPEERWKIVHYVQKLQKGA from the coding sequence ATGGAGTTTAAAGCAATGAAATTCAAGAGTTTATATAAATATCTATTGGTTGCTGCCGTATTGCTTACTGCTGCTGCTGGTTGTAAAAAGGATCCTAACAATCCCGGGAAGGAATATGCTCCGAACATGTATCTGCCCGTAGGTTACGAACCGTACAAACAGGAAAAAGCCAACCCGATCAACCCGCAGGGATTAACCATGCGCTTGCCGGTAGCAGGTACGGTTGCGAGACGTAACTACACCACAAGCTTCGGTCAGTCGGATTCAGCGGTTGTTGACCTGATGGTGTACAACATCCCTGCCGACAGCATCGAGATCGCCGAGAAGGTTTTGAAAAACCCCGTTCCTTTGAACGAGAAAACTATGGCGGAAGGAAAGGTATTGTACGACAGATACTGCCAGCATTGCCATGGCGCATCAGGTGCCGGCGATGGAAAAGTGGCGGCGATGTACAAAGGGGTACCTAACTACGCGAGCGATGCTTACAAGAATATGAATGAGGGCCATATTTTCCATGTTATTACGCATGGTAGAGCACGTATGTGGCCTCACGGCTCCCAGATCAACCCGGAAGAGCGCTGGAAAATCGTACACTACGTACAGAAATTACAGAAAGGGGCCTAA
- the nrfD gene encoding NrfD/PsrC family molybdoenzyme membrane anchor subunit: MHVTSPVREPLIQGGKTYADVTEDICRHVEAAPTKEWKIAFGLSLIVLAYGSVCLAWTWWEGLGVWGLNKTVGWAWDITNFVWWVGIGHAGTLISAILLLFRQKWRTSINRAAEAMTIFAVICAASFILMHMGRPWMAYWALPLPNAFGSLWVNFNSPLVWDVFAISTYFSVSLVFWYIGLIPDLATIRDRATSKVSKFMYGTFAMGWDGSAKTWARYEYISLILAGLSTPLVLSVHTIVSMDFATSVIPGWHTTIFPPYFVAGAIFSGFAMVQNLMLITRVVYKLEDYITLEHIETMNKVITLTGSVVGVAYITEFFIAWYGGVEYEYYAFFNRMTGPYWWAYWAMMTCNVISPQLFWSRKLRRSISFTFFISVIVNIGMWFERFVIIVTSLHRDYIPSSWTMFSPTRYDIGDYIFSFGLFFTLFLLFSKYLPVVNMAEVKAVLRSTSAQLPAKIAGVAKVRQRGTAEPAYNKDQE, translated from the coding sequence ATGCATGTTACTTCACCTGTAAGAGAACCGCTGATCCAAGGTGGGAAAACGTACGCGGACGTAACGGAAGACATATGTCGTCACGTGGAGGCAGCTCCAACGAAAGAATGGAAGATCGCTTTCGGACTTTCGCTCATCGTTCTGGCATATGGGTCTGTGTGTCTGGCCTGGACCTGGTGGGAAGGCCTCGGAGTTTGGGGTTTGAATAAAACAGTAGGTTGGGCCTGGGACATCACCAACTTCGTATGGTGGGTAGGTATCGGTCACGCGGGAACGCTGATCTCCGCGATCCTCTTGCTCTTCCGCCAGAAATGGAGAACTTCCATCAACCGTGCAGCGGAAGCGATGACGATCTTCGCCGTTATTTGTGCTGCTTCATTTATTTTGATGCACATGGGTCGTCCCTGGATGGCTTACTGGGCTCTTCCATTGCCAAACGCATTCGGTTCTCTTTGGGTTAACTTCAACTCGCCGCTCGTTTGGGACGTATTCGCGATCAGTACTTACTTCTCCGTATCGTTGGTTTTCTGGTACATCGGTCTTATCCCTGACCTCGCTACCATCCGCGACCGCGCTACCAGCAAAGTTTCGAAATTCATGTACGGAACATTTGCAATGGGGTGGGACGGTTCAGCTAAGACCTGGGCACGTTACGAATACATTTCATTGATCCTCGCAGGTCTTTCTACGCCACTTGTACTTTCGGTACACACCATTGTAAGTATGGACTTTGCTACCTCGGTAATCCCGGGATGGCACACGACGATCTTCCCTCCGTACTTCGTTGCGGGTGCGATCTTCTCCGGATTCGCGATGGTACAAAACCTGATGCTCATCACACGTGTAGTTTACAAACTGGAAGACTACATCACATTGGAGCACATTGAAACGATGAACAAGGTAATCACGCTTACCGGTTCGGTAGTAGGTGTGGCTTACATTACTGAGTTCTTTATCGCATGGTACGGTGGTGTTGAATACGAATATTACGCATTCTTCAACCGTATGACCGGTCCTTACTGGTGGGCATACTGGGCTATGATGACCTGTAACGTAATCTCTCCACAGCTTTTCTGGTCAAGAAAACTGCGTCGCAGCATCTCGTTTACATTCTTCATCTCTGTGATTGTAAACATCGGTATGTGGTTCGAGCGTTTCGTAATTATCGTAACCTCTCTGCACCGTGACTATATCCCGTCAAGCTGGACAATGTTCTCGCCTACACGGTACGACATCGGGGACTACATTTTCTCCTTCGGTTTGTTCTTCACATTGTTCCTCCTGTTCTCGAAATACCTGCCGGTAGTGAACATGGCAGAAGTAAAAGCGGTATTGCGCTCGACATCTGCGCAGCTGCCTGCCAAGATCGCCGGAGTAGCGAAAGTAAGACAGCGCGGAACTGCTGAACCCGCTTACAACAAGGATCAGGAATAA
- a CDS encoding DUF3341 domain-containing protein translates to MAELSGKYLVGVYDDDDTVLHAVPKLRKAGVKIKEVYSPFPIHGLDEALGHPRTRIGIAAFMFGVTGCCAVLTLMIWTMGYDWPMIIGGKDPISIPNYIPITFEGTVLFTAFGMVTTFLISNGLGPGSHFHPRFDVRATDNKFIMAIDMSRNSMSEEEISRALKDSGAEEVNIKQF, encoded by the coding sequence ATGGCAGAATTATCTGGTAAATATTTGGTCGGAGTTTACGACGATGACGATACTGTTCTTCACGCGGTTCCCAAGTTGAGAAAGGCCGGTGTGAAAATCAAAGAAGTATATTCTCCATTCCCTATCCACGGGTTGGACGAAGCGCTGGGGCACCCAAGAACGCGTATTGGTATCGCTGCCTTTATGTTCGGTGTAACAGGATGCTGCGCCGTGCTGACCCTGATGATCTGGACAATGGGATATGACTGGCCGATGATCATCGGTGGTAAAGATCCGATCTCGATCCCCAACTATATCCCCATTACATTCGAAGGAACGGTACTCTTCACCGCATTCGGTATGGTGACCACCTTCCTGATTTCGAACGGACTCGGACCCGGTTCACATTTCCACCCGAGATTTGACGTACGGGCCACGGATAACAAGTTTATCATGGCGATCGACATGAGCAGAAACTCAATGAGCGAAGAAGAGATATCGAGAGCGCTGAAAGACAGCGGCGCAGAAGAAGTCAACATTAAGCAATTCTAA
- a CDS encoding cytochrome c oxidase subunit I, with amino-acid sequence MSAIEGLETAHHHADEHDHHHEAQSFWQKYVFCEDHKVIAKQYLITGILWAVIGITMSVIFRIQLGLPDSNLSWLKPVLGGWISDSGKLDPNFYLALVTMHGTIMVFFVLTAGLSGTFSNFLIPLQVGARDMASGFMNMLSYWFFFLASIIMFASLFLQQGPAAGGWVIYPPLSALPQAHPGSGMGMTLWLASMAFFIVSQLLGGINYITTVINLRTRGMSFDRLPLTIWSFLITAVLGLISFPVLLSSVLLLIFDRHFGTSFYLSDIYINGEALPNVGGSPILFQHLFWFLGHPEVYIVLLPALGITSEVIATNARKPIFGYRAMIASMLGIAFLAFIVWAHHMFVTGMNPFLGSVFMFLTLIIAVPSAVKGFNYITTLWRGNIVFTPGMLFSIGLVSLFVSGGLTGIILGNSALDIQLHDTYFVVAHFHLVMGAASAFGLFAGVYHWFPKMFGRMMNTSLGQVHFWLTFIGIYLVFIPMHYVGIAGFPRRYYQFTSYDFTNKFMDMNMFISLAAIFTFLAQFVFLWNFFYSIFKGRRAPQNPWRSNTLEWTAPVVPGHGNWEGEIPAVYRWSYDYSKPGAKEDFIPQNIPYSQTPESNFPHENELIATEKVIESQNFNDQFKTHH; translated from the coding sequence ATGTCAGCTATTGAAGGATTGGAAACAGCTCACCACCACGCAGACGAGCATGACCACCACCATGAAGCACAAAGCTTTTGGCAGAAATATGTATTTTGTGAAGACCACAAAGTAATTGCCAAGCAGTATCTGATCACGGGTATTTTGTGGGCTGTTATCGGTATTACCATGTCGGTAATCTTCCGTATCCAGCTCGGTTTGCCCGATTCTAACCTGTCCTGGTTGAAGCCTGTCCTTGGTGGCTGGATCAGCGATTCAGGTAAGCTCGACCCGAACTTCTACCTGGCTTTGGTTACAATGCACGGTACCATCATGGTATTCTTTGTATTGACGGCCGGTTTGAGCGGTACTTTCAGTAACTTCCTTATCCCGCTGCAAGTGGGAGCGCGCGATATGGCGTCAGGTTTTATGAACATGCTTTCTTACTGGTTCTTCTTCCTGGCCAGCATTATCATGTTCGCTTCTTTGTTCCTGCAACAAGGCCCTGCGGCAGGTGGCTGGGTAATTTACCCTCCATTGAGCGCATTGCCACAGGCGCACCCGGGCTCAGGCATGGGTATGACATTGTGGTTGGCCAGTATGGCATTCTTTATCGTATCGCAGCTGCTGGGTGGTATCAACTACATCACAACGGTAATCAACCTGCGTACAAGAGGTATGTCTTTCGACCGTCTGCCTCTGACGATCTGGTCGTTCCTTATCACCGCGGTGCTGGGTCTGATCTCATTCCCTGTATTGCTTTCGTCTGTATTGCTGCTGATCTTCGACCGTCACTTCGGTACAAGCTTCTATCTTTCCGACATTTATATCAATGGTGAAGCGCTGCCAAACGTGGGTGGTAGCCCGATCCTGTTCCAGCACTTGTTCTGGTTCCTTGGTCACCCTGAGGTATACATCGTACTTTTGCCTGCTTTGGGTATCACATCCGAAGTAATCGCGACAAACGCCCGCAAGCCGATCTTCGGTTACCGTGCGATGATCGCTTCCATGCTCGGTATCGCATTCCTTGCATTTATCGTATGGGCGCACCACATGTTTGTAACAGGTATGAACCCGTTCCTGGGATCGGTCTTCATGTTCCTTACACTGATCATTGCCGTACCATCTGCAGTGAAAGGCTTCAACTACATTACTACACTCTGGAGAGGTAACATTGTGTTCACTCCCGGTATGTTGTTCTCGATCGGTCTGGTTTCCCTGTTCGTATCAGGTGGTTTGACTGGTATCATCCTCGGTAACAGCGCATTGGATATTCAATTGCACGATACTTACTTCGTAGTAGCCCACTTCCACCTTGTAATGGGTGCGGCATCGGCATTCGGTTTGTTCGCAGGGGTTTACCACTGGTTCCCTAAAATGTTCGGCCGCATGATGAACACCTCATTGGGTCAGGTTCACTTCTGGTTGACATTCATCGGAATTTACCTCGTGTTTATTCCAATGCACTATGTGGGTATCGCGGGCTTCCCTCGTCGTTACTACCAGTTCACCAGCTACGATTTCACGAATAAGTTCATGGATATGAATATGTTTATCTCTCTTGCGGCGATATTCACGTTCCTGGCACAGTTCGTATTCCTCTGGAACTTCTTTTACAGCATTTTCAAAGGAAGAAGAGCTCCGCAAAACCCATGGCGTTCGAATACGCTCGAATGGACTGCTCCTGTTGTTCCGGGTCACGGAAACTGGGAAGGCGAGATTCCTGCGGTGTATCGTTGGTCGTATGATTACAGCAAACCGGGTGCGAAAGAGGACTTTATCCCTCAAAACATTCCGTATTCTCAAACACCTGAATCGAACTTCCCTCATGAGAATGAGCTGATCGCAACCGAAAAGGTGATTGAGTCCCAAAACTTTAATGACCAGTTCAAAACACATCATTGA
- a CDS encoding cytochrome c oxidase subunit II, whose product MYIIIALVALVFIVLTGVVISRLQGVLKSINTTDSDEVVTTGNKFNGAMFIVVLLIGAVAITWSYLHSREYFLPEASSIHGRRTDDLFWFSMGILTIPFIIVNFLVFFFSWKYQHKKGHRATFYPENHKLELIWTIVPAIVMALLVFTGWRAWSDITAEAPRDAEVIEITGKQFNWIARYGGVDNNKLGDYNYKLIDAQNEVGIDLSDENSFDDFTNPSEMHIPVGRPVLLKIRARDVLHSVFIPHMRVKMDAVPGLPTKFWFVADKTTADMRAETGNPKFDYEIACTEVCGQGHFSMKMRLIVDDEATYKKWVAEQATFLSTYPEYLAKVPENLKAKAMKYVPAEAATAAPADSAATSAGGAGASSSLR is encoded by the coding sequence ATGTATATTATTATCGCATTAGTTGCTCTTGTATTTATAGTCCTCACCGGGGTCGTAATATCCAGGTTGCAGGGTGTTTTGAAGAGTATCAACACGACCGATTCAGACGAAGTTGTAACAACTGGTAATAAGTTCAACGGGGCCATGTTTATCGTGGTGTTGTTGATTGGTGCTGTCGCAATTACCTGGTCATACCTGCATTCACGTGAGTACTTCCTTCCGGAAGCTTCATCCATTCACGGTAGAAGAACCGACGACCTGTTCTGGTTCTCGATGGGAATCCTGACGATTCCATTCATCATCGTTAACTTCCTGGTATTCTTCTTTTCGTGGAAATACCAGCACAAAAAGGGCCACAGAGCTACTTTCTATCCTGAAAACCACAAGCTTGAGCTGATCTGGACCATTGTTCCGGCGATCGTGATGGCATTGCTCGTGTTCACAGGTTGGAGAGCATGGTCGGACATCACTGCCGAAGCCCCACGTGATGCGGAAGTGATCGAGATCACCGGCAAGCAGTTCAACTGGATCGCCCGTTACGGTGGTGTGGATAACAACAAGCTCGGTGACTACAACTATAAACTGATCGATGCACAAAACGAAGTAGGTATCGACTTGTCGGATGAGAATTCTTTCGATGACTTTACCAACCCTTCAGAAATGCACATTCCGGTGGGCCGCCCTGTATTGTTGAAAATCCGCGCCCGCGACGTGTTGCACAGCGTGTTCATCCCGCACATGCGTGTGAAAATGGATGCGGTGCCAGGTTTGCCGACCAAATTCTGGTTCGTAGCAGACAAAACTACCGCCGATATGCGCGCCGAAACCGGTAACCCGAAATTTGACTATGAGATTGCTTGTACGGAGGTATGTGGACAAGGTCACTTTTCAATGAAAATGAGATTGATCGTAGACGACGAGGCTACATACAAGAAATGGGTTGCAGAGCAGGCTACTTTCCTGTCGACCTACCCAGAGTATCTTGCGAAAGTTCCTGAGAACCTGAAAGCGAAAGCGATGAAGTATGTGCCTGCCGAAGCAGCAACAGCTGCACCAGCAGACAGCGCAGCAACCTCAGCAGGCGGTGCCGGAGCAAGTTCTAGTCTACGATAA